The genomic segment TGCATCCAAGGGAAGTTCAAACTTATTCCGCCCAGGGCCGCTGACAGGAAAACGTGAAGCCCACATGCCAAACGTTCTGTTGCAAAATTGTGGCTTCATTCAAAATAATGTTGTAATGCAGGGGTTCTAAACCTTTTTGGTGTCGGGGCCTAACTTTTACACTCAAATATTTAAACTGACTTAGTAAATTTACCcttgattttaatggtattcaataattatacctaatccatacctgccaacttttgaaatcagaaaaacctagtagccagggtccaggggccgcaggccccggtaggtccaggacaaagtcctggtggggggttcaggggggctttccgacgcaaaatgattattagcattcagacaggttaaaatgttgctaaaaccatcacttttctatcagtcacagtgacttttcaaaacaaaaatattacagcaaaaatcatatgggttgattgacatgtttattctgtaagctaacttcaatagtttgaaattattttgacagttaatgccagttatcctgtcaacctaccacaagacttcaatttgttaattgaaagtataaacagtataaacaatttttacagtaaacaaatggtaaaacagtactaaacaactccataaaaaaaaaaattggtgtcattattaactttctgtccaagcttgtataatctactgccttgttcaattgtaaaaaatattctgtgcctaaaattcacatttctatcacaattatcatactgtaaacatggtaagctaacttcattaaaattaatagtcctgtcaatagcatggaattacaattcaaatgtagtttttttgtaagcctttcaaaagaattcaaaatatgaaaaattgatgaaaattaatttaagccatcagacacttgaaaagtggcacatcacatctctaatgtaatcattttaacttttcaacagaaatagcactgcaaaaatattaaggacatacttctgtattttggtagttatgctgtcaacatttaacaagatttcttcaacttggacttgaaagcataaatagtataaacacttttaacagtataacagtactaaacaattccaatagataacattggtgtcattacctttttgtttgctcaattattgcctccgtaaataaaactttggcatttatcacatccaaagaatctgtttgggcgacgaaaaacgttgaaagttttccacttgtatcgctagcaacggcattagacttgtgtttttttgtcccaacgtggtcttttacatcgctaattcctccgtgtccgatcgaaaaatcttgtctgcacaaggtgcaattcgcgtagttttcaccctttttggaacggataattattcccggatagacttttgaatattcttcatggaatgactgcagttttcttttcggtttaagactcgtatgcgatttttctccggctgattccatgatccttcgctcgtttggaaacaatggcaacaggtgcctcgtgcttggcagcggtgctataaatagcctcgcgcatggcattcggaatggctcgataggaagttacgagaagcagtgtcgattgtcattgttgttacgcgatttcgtgaataaaacttaaaaaaaaataaaaaaaatgtaattaatgaaaaactgtattttttatcactgcaaccgtaacccggaataggttgatgaaaaccgtactaattacgggaaaaccggagtagttggcaggtatgctaatcTTTCTGGATGTgttgcaaagaaaatgtaaaattgtGATGTATTATTTTGAAACTGTATATATGCTACCTACAGTTTACCTTGTCGATTATAAGAaatgcatgtgttaatcacaaatattatttgcTGAAcatataaaccttaggcttaggtcacgctgattagaaaaataatccatccatcttcttccgcttatccgagatcgggtcgcgggggcagcagcccaggcagagaaagcccagacttccctctgcccagccacttcatccagctcctcccaggagaTCCCAaggccttcccaggccagctgtaCTAATCAAACATACTGTATAAGAAATAGGGtgtcaaaaactttttttttaatgaatcacgATTAATTGTAACGAATCTTCATcagttgaaaaaaattaaaaatagatttaaaaaaaaaagtatatatatatatatataattttattctttttttaaaaaaatttttaaatttaatttttaaatatgtcctgtccagccattcagacatatcatattgttgatgtagataatcatatctgctgtacagatataATTTAGAAAAGACAATtatgtgttggatacttctcttgttgtcttatttgtacttaactttactaaatgtttgggtaaaaaatgttttaaacaaaaactgttttcttttaagtaataaagaaatgtattataataatatagAGCTGTTACCTATTTTATGGAGGTAtgaagttaatcatagaactggcacttaatgttattaaaaaagtattgattgtgAATCGAGACTCGTTTAGAATCGaaaatcgattcagaatcgaatcgttacacccaagaatcgaatcgtgtggtgcccaaagattcacagcccaaataagaagggactcatagataaaataataataaaaggaaGAAATActcataacaataaaaaataaatgtacatacaattgttCTGGTAAAATAAACTAATTTCAAGTAATAAagaaatgtattattataataatatagagCTGTTACCTATTTTATGGAGGTAtgaagttaatcatagaactggcacctaatgttattaaaaaaagtattgattgtgaatcgagaatcgtttaaaATCGAAAATCGAttcggaatcgaatcgttacaCCCAAGAATCTAATCGAATCGTGTggcgcccaaagattcacagcccaaataagaagggactcatagataaaataataataaaaggaaGAAATACtcataacaataaacaataaaaaataaatgtacatacaattgttctggtaaaataaaataaactaataATGAATATGATTCTCaaataaactgtcaaaaaaaattaaagtgtaaatgaaaatacagcttcatcacTTTTTGCGttaaagaaacttctctatgacttcagctccagacttcttctgtttgatattgtcattactgtcacaagtggtggaaaagtgtattacaactgagtaccgctgcgacccatacggaccacagctgagaaatccCCTCTAGGGGGAGCTTAAGAAACACTGTTCTAATTCTACCTTTAAAATATGCAGTGGGTATATTCCTTATCGATGCCTGTATTAATCGGTACTTTATGTAATTGGTGTAcataaagatgtgaaaaaattccttttttttataaGCACGAGAGGTCGTACACTAGCAGCATCATGAAACATCTcgcagcagggaagtcttttatcaacacctgctttgAAGTCTTAAACTAGTCAACTATGTTTGCAGGGCAGTTGCGTCATCTTGTAAGGACCACACAGATCCCTCACTGTGGTTTTATTCTTTACATTTACACTCAGATGTAAATAATGCCAGGGTTTTCGCGGGtcattaaaaagtattaaaagtCACTTAATGGATTTTGCCGAAATAAaagccttaaatggcattaaaaaagcATTATATTTCATGTCCAGAAGCATTACAAATGTTATCTTTTAATACATTCATAGGCCTGAGATGATGAACTCAATAACTTTGCCATCATCGATAAATTGCTACGCCTTTGTCTCTGGCTTtcaaagtgtatatatatttatgtatgtatatgcatatatgtgcatgtatatatgtgcatggatatacgcatgtttatatgtgcatggatatacgcatgtatatatgtgcatggatatatgcatgtatatatgtgcatggatatatgcatgtatatatgtgcatggatatatgcatgtatatatgtgcatggatatatgcatgtatatatgtgcatggatatatgcatgtatatatgtgcatggatatatgcatgtatatatgtgcatggatatatgcatgtatatatgtgcatggatatatgcatgtatatatgtgcatggatatatgcatgtatatatgtgtatggatatatccatgtatatatgtgcatggatATGTGCATGGATATATGTgcatggatatatgcatgtatatatgtgcatggatatatgcatgtatatatgtgcatggatatatgcatgtatatatgtgcatggatatatgcatgtatatatgtgcatggatatatgcatgtatatatgtgcatggatatatgcatgtatatatgtgcatggatatatgcatgtatatatgtgcatggatatatgcatgtatatatgtgcatggatatatgcatgtatatatgtgcatggatatatgcatgtatatatgtgcatggatatatgcatgtatatatgtgcatggatATATCCATGGATATGTGCATGGATATAtccatgtatatatgtgcatggatatatgcatgtatatatgtgcatggatatatgcatgtatatatgtgcatggatatatgcatgtatatatgtgcatggatttgtacatgtatatatgtgcatgtgtgtatgtgcatgtatatatgtatgtatatatatgcatgtgtgtgtatatatgtatgtgtgcatatatgcatgtatgtacagtatacatgattgtatatatatatgcatgtttgtgtgtatatatgcatgtatgtgtgtatatacgtgcgtgtatgtgtatatatgcatgtatgtgtgtgtatatacgtgcgtgtatgtgtgtatatgcatgtgtgtgtgtgtgtatgtatgtatatatatatatatatatatatgtatgtatgtatgtatgtatgtatgtgtatgtatatatatatatatatatatatgtatgtatgtatgtatgtgtatatatatatatatatatatatatatatgtatgtatgtatgtgtatatatatatatatatatatatatatatatatatatatgtatgtatgtatgtatgtatgtatatatacacacacatacatgcatatatacacacatacacgcacgtgtatatacacacatacatgcatatatacatatatatatatatatatatatatatatatatatatatatatatacatttatatgtatatgtgtatgtatgtatgcgtgcgtgtatgtgtacaaaacccccaaaccagtgaagttggcacgttgagtaAATCGTAAATTTAAACAGaatacttgcaaatccttttcaacttacagtatattcaattgaatagactgcaaagacaagatacttaacgtttgaaatggaaagctttattattttttgcaaatattagctcatttggaatttgatgcctgcaacatgcttcaaaaaagctggcacaagtggcaaaaaagacaagaaagttgaggaatgctcatcaaacacttacttggaacatcccacaggtgaacaggcaaattgggaacaggtgggtgccatgattgggtataaaagcagcttccatgaaatgctcagtcattcacaaacaaggatggggcgagggtcaccactttgtcaacaaatgcctgagcaaattgtatacatatatatatatatatatatatatacacacacacacatacagtatatgcgtGCGTGTTTTGCAGAGCCCCCAAATTTTGTACCATAAATTCCCAGCAAAAAGCAATTCCGAACACCAGCGGGACTTCAAATGGTATCATGGAGCTGTAACCGTGTCTGTGTGTGTCGTGAAGAGGGTGTGACGCGCAGTAAGCGGCGATGTGTCCTGGAGAAGAAGCAGCCATACAGCGGAGACGAGTGGTGCTCTGGTCCTGACACGGAGGACGATGAGGACAAGCCGCGCTCTACAACTCAACGTGAGTCCATGCAGGGCCAAATACATGTTTGTCTTTACAAGGAAAACACATGCAAGAGAAAATAAATTTCATTCTGGTTTTGTTGTGTGCTTTGGCTCCATCTAGTGTTTGTGTGGTGCATCTACAACAATACGCTGATTGTTTAGTTTACCAGGATGCACGTTGTCTTTCTTAGGTGAGCGAGGACCGTCAGGTCCCAGGCAAGTAAATCCTGATCATCCGCCTTCTGCGCCCGCATCTGAACCTCCAATGGCACGTGCACCAGGACCAGTACCAGTTTCCGGACCTGCACCCAGACCTGCACCTGTGCTTAAGGCAGCGCTGCCTCCGTCGTCCTCGCAGCAACTGTTGTATGTTTTTACAACAAACCTGGCCAACTGGTACGAAGCATTTATCGAACACGTGTGAAATCTAATTCGTTAATGATACTAATTAGCCCAAATGTGCTTCCGACAGCGCCGCAGAGGCAGTCATGAAAGGAAAGATGGATTCCATTCTTCACTTTCACCAGCAAAATGTTCCACGAGTCAAGCTGGAGCAGGTGAAATATATTTTGTACTCTCTATTGTCCATTTGTGCCTGTTTCTGCTTTTATTTTTGAAGCgtactgtataataataataatgcagtaAAGCGTTTGTTCATTGCGGTTAAGTGGTTCCGGGCCTGATTGTTGTAATGAAGTTCGTTAAAAACCTGGTTACGACCTTttaaattacgttttttttttaacattgtgagAGTTCTCGAGGCATGAATTAACAcctacatagtcacctttacactctttaatCCAGGGGTTCGTGACCTTTTTACCTTTGTAGCCCAACACTTCCACTACccctttaattatatatattatacaacatacaacataaggtggcaaaaaacatttcaataatgaataaagcaaaatatgtcctgggccaaaaaatcactacatattctctactgctcgctagtgttaccatatctgagttattgtgcagaaatatggggaaataactacaaatgtgcgctacattcgctaaccgtgttacaaaaaagatcagttagaataatacataatgttggatatagagaacacacaaaccctttatttattaagtcagaaataataaagttcggtgatttggtaaaattgcaaacagctaaaatgatgtacaaagcaaactatcacctgctaccaaagaatgtacaacaattcttctgaactaaagaggagaaatataaccttagaggaaaaaataatttaaaacatttatatgcacgtacaacacttagaacttttagcatatcagtatgtggaattaaattatggaatggattaagtaaagaagttaaacattgtactgatatgatccagtttaagaggttgttcaaaataatagtgcttacagagtacaaaaaagaagaattatgagaaatactttcaaccttattgaaaataagatattcttcatctcagtatgtttataatgactgaattaattaattaattacatattacaaaactgttgtatactaattcatagatgttattttattatataaaaaggtcagtaaatgattctatatatttgtaaacgctttgaagtgggaaaggggtaggattaaataagctttgcttcttcctactccttttcgggcatgatgtaaaatgaaatgatatgaaattgtgtgatgtattatgatgtaagtgtgttcatgttcgaaataaactaaagaaagaaagaaagaattatCGTGTAAACTTTGAAGTGCGATATAGCAAGGGATGACTGTtactataatatttattttatataatagTAAGGATACTGATTTAAAATGAATGTCATGTAATTATTAAAACGTTTTTACAATATCCCTTTACACTTGTTTCTGTCCAACAAAGGGCTACCAACTGGGAAGGTTGAACTCCAGCTCGTCACCACCCACAGGCACCCCTAAATCCAAAAGTGGAACCCCACAGCCCGTGTCAGCAGGAGGCGCAGCCCCCTTGTTCGTGGCAAGAACACAGACAACTGCTGGCCGCTCTGATAATGACTCCCCTCAGACCAGACTTGGCGGTCTGTCGACCAGTAACTGCGTTCTCTCAAGGAGGCCAGAGGGAGACGGCACAGCCACGCCCGTTGGACCAGTTTCAGGAACCGTACACAGCGAAGGTCTTCCGGTTGCTACTCTCTCTCCGTCGGGGAGTCCTTCCATCCTGTCTGCACATTTACAGAGCGACACAGGTCAGAGGAATGTCGGCAGTCTTTCCAAGGAGCAGCTGGAACACCGGGAGCGCTCTTTGCAGACACTGAGAGACATAGAAAGGCTGTTTCTACGCACTGGAGTAAGAGGAGGCCCCGGCGACACAGGAGGCCCTGGCAGTCATCTCCCCAACAACGCTTCCACCGTAGTTCACAGCAGTAGTACTGACCGAGGTTCTGTCCTCGGCGATGGTGACAACGGTACCAACACTGGAGATTGCAGCAGTAGTAGCATGGCACTCTCAGCCTTGGCCTCCATGGGGGCCATGAAGAAGTTTGAAGAACCACTGCAGTCCATAATGTCGCAAACGCAATCGCTAGGTGCTGCCACGGACAGCCCCGAAATGGAGCCTCACCACAATCTGCCACAGCAGCATCCTCATCATCCGATGTCTTCACCTGGCCTTGACATGGGTCCCTTATTTGGACTGGAAGGGCTGAGCCCAGAACAAATCGCGTGGCGTAAACTCCAAGAAGAATACTACCAAGAAAAGAGGAGGCAACAGGAAATCCAAAATCCTCAACACTTTAGAATGATGACTGAGATGGGGATGCATGGAGGTCCCATGATAATGAGAGGACCGCCTCCGCCCTATCACAGCAAGCCTGGAGATCAACAATGGGGTTCTGGAAATATGATGGGTGGAGGAATGCCAGGAAATGTACGAATGACGGGCATGCATCAAGAAGGACCTGGTCGTCCAAAGTTCTTAGCACAGGTGCAAAGGGGTCCACCAGGTGGAGGGGGGTTTCCCGGCAGTCCAGGAGGACTTTTATCTGTTGATGGACTCGGACCGCAAAGGTCCTCCAGAGGGATTTGGCTCGAGAACATGTCCAACAACGTGGATGGCGGAGGTTCGTTTCCAGGTTGCTACCCTCCTCAGCACTTGCAGGAAGACTCAGAACTCTTAACCCGGGAGGAATTGTTTCGCATCGCAGAGAAACGGAAGGTGCAAGGGCTTCCTAGGTTTGAAATTGAACGATTGATTGCACAGCAGCAACAGGGCTCAAGAATTATGGATAATCCCGGGGGCCCAGACTTCTCCAATTTGGGTATGGGCCGGGGTCCACCTTCCAACCAAGGGGATCCTATGGATTTTCCTGGTTCACGGGAAATGATAGGCTCTCCTGGAGGGGGGCCTCAGATCAGAGACCTAATGGACTCCCCTCTAGGGGGAAACCTCTCAATAAACATGAACCCACAAATGAATATTCAGCAGCAGCACATGACGCTATCTCAAAAGCTCAGAAGAGTCGCTGGACGTGGTGGGGCTTTAAGTGACTTTTTCAGTCCCGGAGAGATAGCAAGAATACGAGCTTCACAAATCGAAAGAAGAAATATGGGAATGGTGCCCGGACCTGATGGACCCTTTCGTTTTCCAACTCAAGGTCATTTCTCTAGTGGACCGAGTGAGGGGCCATATTCTCAACTGCCCGGTCCTGAAATGTTTGGACCCGAGCAGGAGGGTCGTCATCAGATGGGAGGTACATCACGTCTCAGTCATATGCCAATCATTGGAGACCTGAGAGGGGTGGGTCCCGGTCCACGGCATCCTACCGACCTATCAGTCAAAGTTCACCCACTGGCCTCTCCATCACTGCAGCATCCTCATCAGTTAAATTCTCCATCTCTAAACCGAGAAGCACCAGGTCATCTTACGTCTCCATCTGCTCCAGGGCAGAAGTCTCCCTCCATTATCGGCCCTGTAGGCCCTCACCCTCCTCTTCAGCCTGCCTCTGGCGCAGGCACACCTTGCTCTTCTTCCCTGAAGTCCCCCCAGATAATGGGGTCTTCTAACCACGAGTTGCACTCGCCGTCGGTCTCTCCTGGACGACTCAAGTCCCCAGCTATGGCCATGGCCTCTCCGGCATGGATGTCTCCTAAAACAGCTCCGTCAAGTCCAGGTGGTCCGACTGTTGGCAGGGTAACCGGCAACGGGGGAAGTCATCCTGAGACGGGTACAGTCAAAAATGTCGTAGGTTGTAATTGATCTGTCTTTTCTTATTTCTGTGGCTTGAAATCTTCCTGTCCTTTGCAGGGCGAGCACTACCCCCAAGAAGTTCCAACTCTACCCCTGATGCCGCGTCGTCACAGAACCCCTTGTCACTGATCATGTCCCAGATGTCCAAGTACGCCCTTCCTAGTACAACTCCTCTTTACCACGATGCGATCAAGACCATTGCGACTTCTGATGACGAGATGATGCCCGATCGACCTCTTCTGCCCGGCGTCAGCATCGGAGGTATGAACACAAAGGCTATTATATGACTGTGAAAATTGCTCAAACGCGGCTTTTTGTTATTCCAACAGGCGGAATGGGGAACCCTCCAACCTCCCAGATTCTGGTCTCCCAGAGCTCCATTGGTGCCCACAGTGATTCTCAAAGCCCCTTGGGACTTCCAAGCCAAGGTCCACAGCAGTTGTCCCATGATGCCTCAGAGCCTGTGTTGTCTTCCCCAAACCAAATGGGCCTACCGCTCATGAATTCGGCCATGATGGGAGGAGGAAGTGACGAACTGGGCCGTTGCAATGTTTCGCCCATGTCTCAAAACCAAATGGCCGCTTTCGCCCGCATGCACCCGTCGTCTCACGGGCGCATGCGTTCGCCTATGGGGAGAATGTCGCAGAACTTCCCTCAGTCCAGTGAGGATCTTCTGCCGCCTCAGCAGCTGCACATGCTTAGTAAAGACCCTCACCAACGCCACGAGTCCTTCTCTCTGCCCATGAGAGACGGTCCGGATCTGAGCGAAGTCATCCGACCCACTCACTCAGGGATCCCTGAGTTTGACCTCTCCCGCATCATTCCGTCTGATAAGCCCAGCAGCACTCTGCAGTATTTCCCCAAGAGTGAACCCCACCAGGGATCCGCGTCGCAGCAGCTCCCTCCCCAGCAGCTCCTCAAACACTTGTCTTCCTCCGGCCCCCCGCATGGCGGCATCTCCTCATCCAACCCCCACTTGGCCAATTTACAGAACATGATGGCTGAGCAGCAGATGTCGCCCCACCCCGCACACGGCGGACTCGGCCCGAGCATGGGTGTTCTTCCTGGGAATGCCAGGGGAATGATGCCTGGTGCCGGCATGGGGCCCATGTGCCCCCCTGGGCATATGATGGCAAGGACAGGCCCCATGGGTCCCCAGCTTCAGCAACAGCAAACCATGATGGCCAACAGTCTTCTCCAGCATCCCTCCAACCCGTACCCCGGACTGATGTCATCCCAGC from the Nerophis lumbriciformis linkage group LG17, RoL_Nlum_v2.1, whole genome shotgun sequence genome contains:
- the bcl9l gene encoding B-cell CLL/lymphoma 9-like protein, which gives rise to MHTDNELANHGKQLSGDGRAQIAAVNLQAAPPPPQQQQQQQQQAAAGHLGPKSRLGAAGGHGVHKSNSGLKAASQSASGIGGMLKTKSKRERSVSLDSGDSQPAAAKTLEADAKAEGVTRSKRRCVLEKKQPYSGDEWCSGPDTEDDEDKPRSTTQRERGPSGPRQVNPDHPPSAPASEPPMARAPGPVPVSGPAPRPAPVLKAALPPSSSQQLLYVFTTNLANCAAEAVMKGKMDSILHFHQQNVPRVKLEQGYQLGRLNSSSSPPTGTPKSKSGTPQPVSAGGAAPLFVARTQTTAGRSDNDSPQTRLGGLSTSNCVLSRRPEGDGTATPVGPVSGTVHSEGLPVATLSPSGSPSILSAHLQSDTGQRNVGSLSKEQLEHRERSLQTLRDIERLFLRTGVRGGPGDTGGPGSHLPNNASTVVHSSSTDRGSVLGDGDNGTNTGDCSSSSMALSALASMGAMKKFEEPLQSIMSQTQSLGAATDSPEMEPHHNLPQQHPHHPMSSPGLDMGPLFGLEGLSPEQIAWRKLQEEYYQEKRRQQEIQNPQHFRMMTEMGMHGGPMIMRGPPPPYHSKPGDQQWGSGNMMGGGMPGNVRMTGMHQEGPGRPKFLAQVQRGPPGGGGFPGSPGGLLSVDGLGPQRSSRGIWLENMSNNVDGGGSFPGCYPPQHLQEDSELLTREELFRIAEKRKVQGLPRFEIERLIAQQQQGSRIMDNPGGPDFSNLGMGRGPPSNQGDPMDFPGSREMIGSPGGGPQIRDLMDSPLGGNLSINMNPQMNIQQQHMTLSQKLRRVAGRGGALSDFFSPGEIARIRASQIERRNMGMVPGPDGPFRFPTQGHFSSGPSEGPYSQLPGPEMFGPEQEGRHQMGGTSRLSHMPIIGDLRGVGPGPRHPTDLSVKVHPLASPSLQHPHQLNSPSLNREAPGHLTSPSAPGQKSPSIIGPVGPHPPLQPASGAGTPCSSSLKSPQIMGSSNHELHSPSVSPGRLKSPAMAMASPAWMSPKTAPSSPGGPTVGRVTGNGGSHPETGRALPPRSSNSTPDAASSQNPLSLIMSQMSKYALPSTTPLYHDAIKTIATSDDEMMPDRPLLPGVSIGGGMGNPPTSQILVSQSSIGAHSDSQSPLGLPSQGPQQLSHDASEPVLSSPNQMGLPLMNSAMMGGGSDELGRCNVSPMSQNQMAAFARMHPSSHGRMRSPMGRMSQNFPQSSEDLLPPQQLHMLSKDPHQRHESFSLPMRDGPDLSEVIRPTHSGIPEFDLSRIIPSDKPSSTLQYFPKSEPHQGSASQQLPPQQLLKHLSSSGPPHGGISSSNPHLANLQNMMAEQQMSPHPAHGGLGPSMGVLPGNARGMMPGAGMGPMCPPGHMMARTGPMGPQLQQQQTMMANSLLQHPSNPYPGLMSSQQHQHSLMARQNAMMMQAKQRSMPMPGDPFGPQAPLMSPQGAMMGPAHAQTGMVGPQTLRQRGMSLESPIGYGPGGMANMPF